Proteins from a genomic interval of Neodiprion lecontei isolate iyNeoLeco1 chromosome 2, iyNeoLeco1.1, whole genome shotgun sequence:
- the LOC107216606 gene encoding COA8 family protein CG14806, mitochondrial isoform X1, with protein MVIQRQRRACHVDHTSNMMRVKSMSSMFQCQLKRLPLYRRRELHNLKIQPSGSRLDAIGPPDPVSNLRPIIFAKPDKETELERCYRRARESAQAWNQEFWTKHNASFILERKQFQENRKQAGIPILTADEMSVFYKKFLDKNWQTHLNYNISWYKKNITILILEIRVKLSRLGR; from the exons ATGGTCATTCAGCGTCAGAGACGCGCGTGTCACGTGGACCACACAtcaaatat GATGCGTGTAAAATCGATGAGCTCGATGTTTCAATGCCAATTAAAACGTCTACCGCTTTATCGGAGG AGAGAGTTACATAACCTAAAAATACAACCGTCTGGCAGCCGGTTAGATGCTATTGGACCTCCAGATCCGGTTTCAAATTTGAGACCTATTATTTTTGCGAAACCAGACAAGGAGACTGAACTCGAAAGATGTTACAGAAGGGCGAGAGAATCAGCACAGGCTTGGAACCAGGAGTTCTGGACAAAGCATAACGCCAGTTTTATATTG GAGCGAAAACAGTTTCAAGAGAATCGCAAGCAGGCTGGAATCCCAATATTGACTGCAGATGAAATGTCCGTGTTTTACAAGAAATTTTTGGACAAGAATTGGCAAACTCATCtgaattacaatatttcatgGTACAAAAAGAACATTACGATACTGATTTTGGAAATCAGGGTAAAGTTGTCAAGACTTGGAAGATAG
- the LOC107216606 gene encoding COA8 family protein CG14806, mitochondrial isoform X2 — MRVKSMSSMFQCQLKRLPLYRRRELHNLKIQPSGSRLDAIGPPDPVSNLRPIIFAKPDKETELERCYRRARESAQAWNQEFWTKHNASFILERKQFQENRKQAGIPILTADEMSVFYKKFLDKNWQTHLNYNISWYKKNITILILEIRVKLSRLGR, encoded by the exons ATGCGTGTAAAATCGATGAGCTCGATGTTTCAATGCCAATTAAAACGTCTACCGCTTTATCGGAGG AGAGAGTTACATAACCTAAAAATACAACCGTCTGGCAGCCGGTTAGATGCTATTGGACCTCCAGATCCGGTTTCAAATTTGAGACCTATTATTTTTGCGAAACCAGACAAGGAGACTGAACTCGAAAGATGTTACAGAAGGGCGAGAGAATCAGCACAGGCTTGGAACCAGGAGTTCTGGACAAAGCATAACGCCAGTTTTATATTG GAGCGAAAACAGTTTCAAGAGAATCGCAAGCAGGCTGGAATCCCAATATTGACTGCAGATGAAATGTCCGTGTTTTACAAGAAATTTTTGGACAAGAATTGGCAAACTCATCtgaattacaatatttcatgGTACAAAAAGAACATTACGATACTGATTTTGGAAATCAGGGTAAAGTTGTCAAGACTTGGAAGATAG